AAATACCATTCGCGAAAAAGTGCTTCGTGAGAAAAAAATGGCAGACTTGCGAGAAAAAGCCAAAGATGTGATGGCAAAAGCGGATGGCAACTTGCAGAAAGCGATCGAAATTGATTCGCTTCTGACGATTCACAAAACAAACCAAGTGATGCTAACCAACGCGTTTGTTCCGGGACTGGGCCGCGATAAAAACTTTGTTGCCGCACTTTCTGCATTGGACGAAGGGAAAGTCTCAAATCCAATCGAAACGAAACGCGGCGTTGCCATTGCGGAATTAACAAAAAAAATCAAAGGATTCGATAGCGATTTTGAAGTGCGGAAAAATGCGTTGAAAGATCAGATCTTGCAGGAAAAGAAAAAAGAAGTCATGAACAACTGGCTGAAAGATCTGAAAGAAAGCGCAAAAATTGAAGATCTGCGAACAATGTAGCGTTCTGGTAATTGATATTTATTTTAAATTTTAGTTTTATTTAGTGGTTGCCGAAAAAAGCGTGAAACTGAATTCTCAGGCTTTTGAGGCAGCCCTTTTTATTCGATACAACCGATTAACTATCTCTGAATTATGAAAAAAAAGTTCTCCGCAAATGCCTTTTCTAAACTGGCGTTTCTCTGCTTGATGGTGATTTTTGCACTGCCCTACGGCGTTGCGAAAAACAATGAAAATTCTAAGACTTCCGAAAAATCTTATTCCGCCATCATAATGGAAGCGGACTCTGCATATAGCGCATTTAATTACGATTTTGCGATCGCTCGTTATGAAGCGGCTCAAAAAGACCCGGCAGCTTCGTGCGATTTATATCTCAAGTTGGCCGACGCGTATTTCTATGGTGCGTATGTAAAACCTGAAAATGAGCAAGAAGCACTTTATTTGAAAGCGGAGAAAACGCTTCGCCATGCGCTCACCATTGATTCTACAAATGCAGGGATTTATGCGCGCCTTGGACAAGTAACCGGCCAGTTGGCGCTGTTTCGTGGCGGCAAAGAAAAAGTCAAGTTGGGCTTAAAAATTAAAAGCTTGGCCGATAGCGCGCTCGCACTTGATCCTAAAAATCCAATTGGCAATGCGGTGCTCGGCATTTGGCATTATCAACTTGCCGATTTGAGTTTTTTTGAGAAGTTTTTTGGGAAAGTTTTTTTTGGTGGCATTCCTGAAGGCAGTTACGATACATCGGCTGTTTATTTGAAAAAAGCGGTCGAGCTGGCACCGCAAATGACCTATTATCGCTACTACTACGCCAAAGCGCTCATTGAAATCGATCAGCGCAAAGAAGCCCAAAAACAGCTCGAAACCGCTTTAAGCCAACCACCTCTTGTGCTCGCCGATAAGAAAAACGAGAAACAGCTTCGCGAACTGCTGGAAGACATCAAAGATTAAATTGGATTTGCGCGGTTCAACCAACTTTTAGGAGCAGCATTTTCGCCAACAGCCATGCTGCTCCGTCACCGCTCCTTACGAACAGCAAATCCACCGTCAAAATTAATCGCTTGGGTTCAACTCACTTCCAGAGATATTAGAAAATCTCAAGGCGCGCTGCTTTCATAAAAGGCCAGCCTGGGCGATTTTAAATCATCGCAAATTTTTCAGCAAAACCGGCCAGGCTATTGTAAAATGAAATAAAAATGAAATTATTAACTGGCGGTGTGAATTTGAAAGGAGTGAGGTTTTAACCCACCATGCGCTTATTCATACCTAACCGACGCCAAATGGCCGGTCTTTCGTGAATGATTAACATTAAAAAAATATGACCAGAGAATTAATCACTGCCATAGAAGCTGCAAAAGCAGCCGGAAAAAACGCGCGAAGAAGCTTTGGAAAGCTCAGCACCGCTCATATTAGCTTAAAAGATAGAAACGATTTTGTAACGGTGGTTGATAAGCGATGCGAAGAATTGGCCGCGAACACCATTCGCCGCCGCTTTCCTGAAGATGGCATCTTGGGCGAGGAAGGCACCACCGACGGCGGGACTTCCGGTAGAAAGTGGATTATCGATCCGCTCGATGGCACGCTCAATTTCATCCATTCTGTCCCCAATTTTTCAGTTAGTGTGGCGATGATGGACGAAACCGGCGATCTGATCGTCGGCGCGATCTACAATCCCATTATGAAAGAACTTTTTACCGCACAACGCGGCAAAGGCGCTTTTTTCAACAATCATCGCATTCATGTTACCCAAAATTATCGTAGCGAGCGCCTTTTGCTTGCCACCGGTTTTCCCTACAAAGTGTATGACCATTTAGACAAATATCTGGCTGTTTTGAGCGACTTGATTCAAAGCACAGCGGGAATTCGCCGCGCCGGATCTGCCGCGCTCGATTTGGCCTACACGGCGTGCGGTCGCTACGACGGTTTTTGGGAATATCATCTCAACGCATGGGATATTGCCGCAGGTGCGCTTTTGGTTCGTGAAGCTGGCGGCATTGTTACTGACTTCAAAGGCGACGACGCCTTCCTCAAAACGGGAAATATTATTGCCACAAATGGAAAAATTCATAGCATGGTGCTGGAAAAAGTTCAGAGTCATTTTGGATTAAGTTTTGAGTAACTCGGATTGTTTGTATTTTTATAAGGTGCTTTCAGGGCGTGCTATTTTGCCGGTTTCTTTCTTAGGAAACCGGCGCTTGCTTAACACAAGCGCTCTTTTTTATAAAACCTGAGAATTCGAGACATTCCTTTATCCACATGCAACGACTCAGACTTGCCATCTTCGCTGCCGTCGCTTTCGGCGTTCTTCTTTGTAGCCTTTCAAATACAGCTTATTCACAACGCAAACAAAAAGAACCTATCGTTAAAACGTCACCAAGTGGCGGCGTTGAAAAAGATCCCGAAGAGCTTTTCTTAAAAAAGCTGACCAATAAATCGCCGCACCGCATTCTTCAATATGCACTGAACCAATATCAATTTGGTTTTTTTGCAAAAGCAGAAAGCCTTTTTACGGATTATCGCCAAATTTCATCGGAAGAGCCGCCCGCCGAACGAGATCTTGGCCAATTGATGCACGCCAAAACGCTGATTCGCCTCAAACGCTATCAGCCTGCAATCGAAGAACTCACCAAACTGAAATTTTCAGCCACTTATCCCGCGCTCAGGCAAGAAACGATTTTTGACCTTGGCGTAGCGGAAACACATACGGGCAAATTTTACTCTGCTGCCGAGAGATTTATGGAAGTGGGCGGACAAACTTGGTCGACAAAAGATTCGCTTTATTTGCGAAAAAAAGCGATTACCAATTTGCGCTTGTTGGCCATGACCAATCTTTCACTGAACCAAATTGAAAAACTGATCAAAAATACGCCCTACATAAACTTGAAAGCCGTGCTGGCTGGCGAGCTCATGCGAAAATCGCTCAGCGGTGATTTTTACGACGCCCAGCCGTTAGAAACCAAAGAAACTGGCTCAGAAAAACAGGTGTCTTCACCGGCTGAAATTCTCGAATCGTCTAATTCTGGCGATCAGTTTTCAGTCCAACAGCGAAAAGACGAGGAGAAACAGAAAGTTAAAGACGAATGGGAAAGTGAGGAATATGAGGACGAAAGCGCGCGCGATGAGGACGAATCATCGTTTGAAATGGTTGTTCCTGGCGAAGTTGTAACGCTTGAGCCGCGTGGCGAGGCGTTTATCGAACGTTTGGACACGCTGTTGAGAAATCGCATCATTCCAATTATCGATACGCTCCTGATGAGCTCGGAGCTCGATCCGGCCATCCGCTCCTGGCTGATTGACTACCGCTTCCAAGCTTCCGATGTGGCCTCGCGCCGCTATCAACATTTCCCGATCGGGGTTTTGCTTCCGATTGATTTGGATGTGTTCGATGGCAGCGAAAGTCAACGCGTTGGTTCGCAAATTTTGACCGGCATGGCGTTGCGCGCATTTGAGCACAACCGCAGTTCGCCAATGCGCTACATTTCTTTGCTCGTTAGAAACACAGAGGGCGTGGATTCGCTGGCGCTGATTCGAGTGATGGACGAATTAATCGACCGCGATTCTGTAAAAATTATTTTAGGTCCGATTTTCAGCGATAAAGCCGTCATTGCTGCGCAGCACGCGGCGGCGCGGGAATTTCCATTGATTACCCCAACAGCCACAGATGAGCGCATTACCAAAGCGCATCCGACTTGCTTTCAAATGAACCCGCCGCACAGAACTCGCGGAAAGATCATCGCGGATTATTTTCTCGAAGATTCCACCAAAAAGACATTTGGCATTTTTGCCGAACAAATGACGTATGGGGTAGAGATGGCTGAAGGGTTCAAGGATGAAGTGCTGGCTCACGGTGGAAAAATGAAAATGTATAGTTTATTGCCTTTTGGCTTTAGGAGCTTGAAAGAAGCCGTCGACACGCTGCATCTTGAAAAGCCAGAAGATTTTATGGGCTATCCAGAAACCAAATTCGACGCGATTTATCTACCTTTAACCACCATGGAATCCATCGGCATTGCGCTCTCGCAGCTTCACTATTACAACTTCACCGGACAAATTGTAGGCTCCGGCGACTGGCACGATGCCAACGTTTTAAATCGCTTTTCCGACATGCTCAATGGCACAATCTACGCCATTGATACTTATGTTTCCTCCGCCGATCCGCGCGTATATTACACGCTTGAAAAATATTACAATTTTTGGCAAAGCCACCCGTCCACACTTTTTTGGCACGGCGCAGATGCAATTGATTATCTGACGGAGACCATTGTCAATAAAGAAATGGCATCGCCCTGCAAAATTTCCGAAGCACTTCGCCAGGCACCGCCATACAAAGCCGTTCGAACGGAAATCTTCTTTGATGGCGGGAACATCAATCAGAGTATGAACATCATGCAATTTTCTGATGGAAATATTTCAAAGCTGAAGTAATTTCTATTTTCCCCTTTTCCCTTTGATTTTTAATAATTGCTTTCATTGGCTCGAAAAATCTTCAAATTCCGACCTTCTCATGTTTCTTTTTTGAAACACATGACCTATCTTTTACCAGTGCGGCTATAAAAACCCTGCAAGATGTAAGTTCCCTTGTTTTCGTCGGTTTCCCTGCTGCATTGTAGTTCCCGTTTTCTCTGATTGATTGTTCACAAATACATATCTCTTAAACTCAAGAAAAATGCGGATGATGAAAAAACGCATTTACCTGATTGCGCTTTTTGCATTGCTGCAAAGCGCCCTCTTTGGAGAGGCCATGGCAAAAGCGCCTGAAACATAAACCCCTGTGTCCGCTACGGTTGAGAAAAACTTTTCGGGTGTCGTAAGCGGCGTTGCTACAACGCAATACCACTGCAACATCACCGCAAAAGCCGCATCATTCAGTGACCTTGACAACAAAGCGGGTGTTTCCGAAAGCGCCGCCGACGGCTTTGATGCCGCTTCGGACATTCCCGAACCGCCTCATGCGCCTACCGGATACGTTTCCCTTTATTTTCCTCATCCCGAATGGAATCATGCCGAATACGAAGACTTCATGCACGACATTAGGGCAAACGGTGACCTCAGCGCGGAGGCCGAACAATGGCCGTTTGAAGTAGCAACCGACCAAACCGGCACGGATGTCTCGCTTGCTTTTTCTCTTCACGACATTCCATCAGGCGTGGGCGTCACTTGTTTGGATAAAGACTCCGGCACGTTGATAAACCTGCGCGACACGACCGAGTACGCTTATGCGGCGCAAAGCCTTCGCAAATTCGTCCTTTCCATCGGCGATAGCACCAAGCCGGAGATTGCGCTTACCGCGCCAAACGGTGGAGAAACTTTTTTCCATGGCGACGCCGTGAACATCGCGTGGCAGGCCGCCGATGCGTCGGGCTTGCTCGGGTATCGGCTTTATGCTACCCCGTTAAGCAGCGGAGAAAAAACCTTGATTGCCGAAATGTCGGGCAGCCAAAGAACTTACGAATGGACTGTGCCGGAGGACATCACCGGCGCGGTTCGCTTGAGCATTTCGGCAACGGATTCTCTGTTCAACGAATCGGAAGTCGCGCTTGCAACCGATATTCGCATTTCCTCGTCGGAGCATGTTTTTCTGCCGGGCTGGACGCTGATGAGTGTCCCGTTCCTTCCGGCAAATGCCTCTGCCGATTCGGTACTCGGCCAATTCGTCCCGCAATATTACTACCTCTATAATTATCAACCGAATAGCGGATTTGCCGTCAGCGATACGGTTGAGTTTACAAAGGGCTACTGGCTTACTTCACCCGACACGGTTCGCGTCGCAATCACCGGCGAAGTGCAAGACACGGCAAGCCTCACGCTTCAAGCCGAATGGAATATCGCCGGGAATGCGCTTTATGAGTTTGTACCGAAATCCGCATTAAAAGTAGAAAAGGAAGGCCAAACGAAAAGCTTTGACGATGCGGTGAAAGCCGGTTGGCTGAGCCCGGCGTGCTACGGCTTTTCCACCGATGCAAGCAGCTATGTGGAAGCGGACACCTTAGAGCCATGGGCGGGCTATTGGATTGCCGCAATAGATTCAAACTTGACGCTGATTTTTGACGGCGACGAACTCGGCGGTACGGAAACGAAGGCAATGGCGACGAAAAGTTTTGCGACCTCATCGGACGCAACCGATTGGAGCGTGCAACTTGCTGTCAAGTCCGGCACGGAGGCCGATTTGATTTCCGTTTGCGGAACGGATGCAAATGCAACGGATGAATTCGATGCTTCTTTTGACCTGCCCGAGCCGCCGCTTCCACCGAAAAAGAACGGCGTTAGCTTGTACTTTTCTCACGAGAACTGGCCGGAAGTTTTGGGAGATAAATACAATGCGGATATTCGCGCACCGCTTGCCGACAAAGAAAGCAAATCATGGGAGTTTGAAGTTGAAAACGCAAACGCCGTCATGCTTTCCTGGAACGCGCCAAGCATTTCCGGTTTAAGCTTGAGACTTGAAGACCTCTCAAACGGCCAAGTTATCAATATGCTCACCGAAAATGAATACGGCTACACCGGCAGCGACGCCGAACCGGTTCGCAAGTTCAAGTTAACCGCAACTCGTGACGTGTCGGCAGTAGAAGAAACAGAAGCTGCGACGCCTTACGAATACGTGCTGGCGCAAAACTATCCGAACCCGTTCAATCCAAGCACGACGATTCGCTTCTCATTGAAGCAAGCCGGCATGGCGACGTTCAAAGTCTTTGACATGCTGGGGCGCGAGATTCTCTCGGAGCAAATCGCCGGAAAGGCCGGATGGAATACTTACACGTTTAAAGCAAATGCGCTTTCAAGCGGGATTTATTTCTACCGACTTCAAGCCGGAGCGTTTTCCGAAACGAAGAAAATGATGCTGCTCAGATAATTTAACCTATTTAGGGGCAACTGCTTAGGGTTGCCCCGGCTATTTCAGATTCCAAACAGTAGGGGCGAACTTGTATGTTCGCCCATTTTTTTTTCCAAAAAAAGAAAGCGCTCCTAACTTTGAAGCGCCTCCCATTTTTGCAGGTATTTTTCTAAATGCGATTTGCCCTCGCGCTGAATTTCGGATTCAAGCAGCGCTCGCAGCAAATCCTCTTCGGCGCGATACGCCTCCGCGCTTATTCGGCCAGAAACAAACACGCTCCGCAGCCACAACAAATAAGTCGTGAGCGCGTCGCATTCGTTGTAAGCGACGATTTTTTCGAGCTTGCCTTCCAGCCAAAGCGCCGCGATGTGCTCGCCATCGGCGTCAATTTTTCCTGGAATGCCGGTCATGGTCGCCAACTCGTGCAACGAGGGTTTTGCTTGCGTTCGGCCACTGAGATGCTCCATCAAGTCGATGTTTCGTTCATCCCAAGGCCGATCGGGACGCTGAAAAAATTTTGGCGCTTGAATGCCATGCGCCAGCGCTCTTTGCGTGAGAATTTTTAGGTCGGAATCGCGCGAGTTGAACCCGACAAGCTGCGGATCATGCTTCTCAACGCCGTCGAAAAAAGCTTGCAAAACGGCTTTTTCTTCGCATTCCAAGGCGTCATCAGGGTTTTTCGGTCTCGAGCGCAACGAGAGCGCCACACCGCCATTTTCGTTTTTTCTAATCACTGCGGCAATTGATACAACCCGACACAAAACCGTTTTCAAATAAGGCATGGGTTTTTCCGGCGTTGCGCCGCCTGCCTTCCACATTTCATCAAAAATTTCTTTTTCGCTAAGCGAGTCGGGCAAGTCATAAAGCATGCTGCCGGCGGCTGGGTTTGGAATCCATTCCGCGTCAAAAAACCAAATAATGGGCTCGATTCGAGTGAACATGGGGAGATTTTTTAGATTAAAAAAATGGCCTGCTGCTGCGTTTTCTTTCTTAGTTAGGAAAAAATGCGCATCCTCACAATAGATCGCTTGGCCATTTCAGATCGCAGCCCTTACATATTTTGAAATAGCGTTTTACTCTCTCGGCAATTTATTATTAAATTTAAAAAGAGTTTTTTTGACCTTCAGTTCCGTTCAAAAAGCGCTGAAAAAAGGTTCATTTAGTGCGGCTTTGCTTTCCACAAACGTCAAACATGCCTGAAATTATGACGAAGCTTTCCAAAATACTCAAGCCGGTTAGCACATTCCTCCAAGAAAAAATCCTACGGAAGATTTGGTTCATTGCCATTTTTATTGCGCCGCTGCTTGTGCTCATCGCCTATGGAGCTGCCAGCATTGGCGTTTTCTCCAACATCGAACTAAAAATTCTCGATAATAAATTTAACGAGCGCGGCCCCGTTCCAGACCTGAACAAAAATGCCGAAGTCCTTCTTATCGCCATCGATGATCAAGCGCAAAACGCACTTGGACAATACCCTTGGCCTCGCGACTATTACGCGCGCATGATCCGCAACCTTATGCAAGCTGGCGCCAGCGTTGTTGCATTTGACTTGATTTTTTCCGATGACGCCGAAAATCCACAAGAAGATTACGCGCTGCGCGACGCCATTCAATACTACAAACGCGTGGTGCTCGCAGGCCGAACCTCTACCTCGCTCACCGACGAAAGCTTCTTGCAATACACCGCCGTCGATGAGCTGAACTTGCAAAACATTTTTGACGGCACGCCCGGCTCTACCACCGGCATCGTTTATGTGCGCAACGACGCCGACGGCGTTTATCGCCGCTATCATCCCTATAGCATGGAATTTGGCAAACAGCTGCTTTCGTTTGCCTACGCCACGCTGCAAACCCACTTTGCAACCAACGATTCGGTCGAGCGTAAATCCAGAAATTTATTTGAATTTTCTGGCCAAGAAATTCCGAGCTACGATGGCTACTCCGTTCTGCTGAACTACTATGGGCCGAGCAAAACTTTTCCCACTATTTCCGCAAGCGAAATTCTCGACACGCGCGATTTTATGACCAGCGACGAAAAGATCCTTTTCCGAGAAACAATGGCCGAAACTGGCCTGGACTCGCTCTCGCTTGCCAGAGATGAATCGCTACGGGAACTTTGGGCAATGGATATTTTCGACGATCCTCTTTCCGGGCTGCGTTCGCGTGTGAAAGGAAAAATTTGTGTGATTGGTCCCATGTTTCCCGAATCTAAAGACCTGTTCCCCATTCCGATGTATCCGGGCGATCGCTCCGATGAAAACCAAATGTACGGCGTAGAAATCCACGCAACGGCCATGCAAAATTACATCGATAAAAATTTCATCACCAAAGCCGATCCGCTTTTCCAAATCATCACGCTTCTGGCCATCAGTTATTTGATTTTTGGCGGCTCGGTGGAGCTTAAGCGTTTTCGCATCAAAAATCCGCGAGTGCTTTTCGGCGTTTCTATTTTAGCCGCGTTCGGTGTGCTGGCCACGGTTATGTGGATCATTTTTTTCATTGCCGGCATCGCGCAATCCGGGCCGATTGATTTTTACCTCATTCAAAACTTGCGCATTCAGCTCACGCTTTTAAGCGTGCTGGTACTTTTGTCCGTTGCGGTGGCGTACTATTTCAAACGCGCGGGCTCATCGTCCGAGTTTGTGACGGAAATCGGCGCGATTCTGATCACGGCCATCACATTCTTGGTTGTTTATAAATACACCAACTATATTTTTCTGCACGAAAGAATTTTAGTTCCTGTTATGCCTTTTGGCGCTACAATTATTCTTGCCTACGGCGCGAGCATTTTTTATCAATATTTCACCGAATCGCGCCAAAAAAAGTTGATTCGCGGCTTCTTTACGGTTTATGTCAACCGCGAGCTTGTCGACCAACTGATCGATAATCCGAACCAATTCCGACTCGGTGGTGAAAAACGAGAACTGTCTATTCTGTTTAGCGACGTGAAAGGCTTCACGAACATTTCCGAAGCGATGGATCCTGCCGACCTCGTTATTTTGCTCAATGAATATCTTGGCGCCATGACGGACATCGTGTTTAAATATGGCGGCACGCTCGATAAATATATCGGCGATGCGGTCATGGCTTTTTGGGGCGCGCCTGTGCCGCAAGAAGATCACGCCAAACGCTGCTGCTGGGCAGCGCTCGAAATGCAGGAAAAGCTTGAGGAACTTCGTGAAAAATGGAAAAGCGAAGGAAAACCGGAGCTTTACGCCAGAATTGGCATTAACACCGGACAAGTGATCGTTGGAAATATGGGTTCGGAATCACGCTTTAACTATACGGTGATGGGCGATTCGGTCAACCTTGCCGCTCGACTTGAACCGGCCAATAAAGCCTTTGGCACGTCTATCATCGTTTCGGAATTTACAAACGAGCAGATTTACGATTTTTGCCGAACCCGAGAGCTTGCCACGATCACGGTTCAAGGAAAAGCCAAGCCTGTGAAAATTTTTGAACTCGTTGCCAAAAAGCGCGCTGGCGTATTTTATGAGCCACTTCCGCCTGCGCCAACTGCCGGCAAAGACATTATGGCAATTAAAAAAGAATAATTCCGGCTCAGGCGATTTAACCAGAGAGCCCATACGCGCGGAACGAACAGAACAGGTTTCGACTTTTTAAGAGAAGCTTCTCACTTTTTCTTAAATTTTTCATATCGTCGTAAAAATGGCTCAGACTACCAAGTATCACGCGAAATGGCTGGCCGCACTGTTTCTTCTTGGAAGCATTGCTGCGTGCCAAAGCACTGCGTCTCGCACTGAGGCGAGCACCGCTGATCAAGCATTTTCATGTCAAATCAAACCAGAAAATAGAGAGGATATGCCCGATAAAGTTATCAAAACAGATGAAGAGTGGAAATCCAAGTTGACACCGCTTCAGTTTGAAGTCACTCGCAATAAAGGAACAGAACGCGCATTCACGGGAAAATATTACAACCATAAAGGAAAAGGGATTTACACCTGCGCTTGCTGCGGCAATGAACTTTTCACTTCCAACGAAAAATACGATTCAGGAACAGGCTGGCCGAGTTTCTGGAAACCCGTCGATAATGACAAAATCGAAATTAAAAAAGATTTCAGTTACGGCATGACGCGCGTTGAAGTGCTTTGCAAGCGCTGTGGCGCACATCTCGGACATGTTTTCGAAGATGGTCCAGAGCCAACAGGCCTTCGCTACTGCATCAATTCCGTCTCGTTGGATTTCGAAGCAGCCAACGCCGAAAAAGAAAAGTAGC
Above is a window of Chloroherpeton thalassium ATCC 35110 DNA encoding:
- a CDS encoding tetratricopeptide repeat protein — its product is MKKKFSANAFSKLAFLCLMVIFALPYGVAKNNENSKTSEKSYSAIIMEADSAYSAFNYDFAIARYEAAQKDPAASCDLYLKLADAYFYGAYVKPENEQEALYLKAEKTLRHALTIDSTNAGIYARLGQVTGQLALFRGGKEKVKLGLKIKSLADSALALDPKNPIGNAVLGIWHYQLADLSFFEKFFGKVFFGGIPEGSYDTSAVYLKKAVELAPQMTYYRYYYAKALIEIDQRKEAQKQLETALSQPPLVLADKKNEKQLRELLEDIKD
- a CDS encoding inositol monophosphatase family protein; translation: MTRELITAIEAAKAAGKNARRSFGKLSTAHISLKDRNDFVTVVDKRCEELAANTIRRRFPEDGILGEEGTTDGGTSGRKWIIDPLDGTLNFIHSVPNFSVSVAMMDETGDLIVGAIYNPIMKELFTAQRGKGAFFNNHRIHVTQNYRSERLLLATGFPYKVYDHLDKYLAVLSDLIQSTAGIRRAGSAALDLAYTACGRYDGFWEYHLNAWDIAAGALLVREAGGIVTDFKGDDAFLKTGNIIATNGKIHSMVLEKVQSHFGLSFE
- a CDS encoding ABC transporter substrate-binding protein: MQRLRLAIFAAVAFGVLLCSLSNTAYSQRKQKEPIVKTSPSGGVEKDPEELFLKKLTNKSPHRILQYALNQYQFGFFAKAESLFTDYRQISSEEPPAERDLGQLMHAKTLIRLKRYQPAIEELTKLKFSATYPALRQETIFDLGVAETHTGKFYSAAERFMEVGGQTWSTKDSLYLRKKAITNLRLLAMTNLSLNQIEKLIKNTPYINLKAVLAGELMRKSLSGDFYDAQPLETKETGSEKQVSSPAEILESSNSGDQFSVQQRKDEEKQKVKDEWESEEYEDESARDEDESSFEMVVPGEVVTLEPRGEAFIERLDTLLRNRIIPIIDTLLMSSELDPAIRSWLIDYRFQASDVASRRYQHFPIGVLLPIDLDVFDGSESQRVGSQILTGMALRAFEHNRSSPMRYISLLVRNTEGVDSLALIRVMDELIDRDSVKIILGPIFSDKAVIAAQHAAAREFPLITPTATDERITKAHPTCFQMNPPHRTRGKIIADYFLEDSTKKTFGIFAEQMTYGVEMAEGFKDEVLAHGGKMKMYSLLPFGFRSLKEAVDTLHLEKPEDFMGYPETKFDAIYLPLTTMESIGIALSQLHYYNFTGQIVGSGDWHDANVLNRFSDMLNGTIYAIDTYVSSADPRVYYTLEKYYNFWQSHPSTLFWHGADAIDYLTETIVNKEMASPCKISEALRQAPPYKAVRTEIFFDGGNINQSMNIMQFSDGNISKLK
- a CDS encoding T9SS type A sorting domain-containing protein, coding for MSATVEKNFSGVVSGVATTQYHCNITAKAASFSDLDNKAGVSESAADGFDAASDIPEPPHAPTGYVSLYFPHPEWNHAEYEDFMHDIRANGDLSAEAEQWPFEVATDQTGTDVSLAFSLHDIPSGVGVTCLDKDSGTLINLRDTTEYAYAAQSLRKFVLSIGDSTKPEIALTAPNGGETFFHGDAVNIAWQAADASGLLGYRLYATPLSSGEKTLIAEMSGSQRTYEWTVPEDITGAVRLSISATDSLFNESEVALATDIRISSSEHVFLPGWTLMSVPFLPANASADSVLGQFVPQYYYLYNYQPNSGFAVSDTVEFTKGYWLTSPDTVRVAITGEVQDTASLTLQAEWNIAGNALYEFVPKSALKVEKEGQTKSFDDAVKAGWLSPACYGFSTDASSYVEADTLEPWAGYWIAAIDSNLTLIFDGDELGGTETKAMATKSFATSSDATDWSVQLAVKSGTEADLISVCGTDANATDEFDASFDLPEPPLPPKKNGVSLYFSHENWPEVLGDKYNADIRAPLADKESKSWEFEVENANAVMLSWNAPSISGLSLRLEDLSNGQVINMLTENEYGYTGSDAEPVRKFKLTATRDVSAVEETEAATPYEYVLAQNYPNPFNPSTTIRFSLKQAGMATFKVFDMLGREILSEQIAGKAGWNTYTFKANALSSGIYFYRLQAGAFSETKKMMLLR
- a CDS encoding 3'-5' exonuclease, with product MFTRIEPIIWFFDAEWIPNPAAGSMLYDLPDSLSEKEIFDEMWKAGGATPEKPMPYLKTVLCRVVSIAAVIRKNENGGVALSLRSRPKNPDDALECEEKAVLQAFFDGVEKHDPQLVGFNSRDSDLKILTQRALAHGIQAPKFFQRPDRPWDERNIDLMEHLSGRTQAKPSLHELATMTGIPGKIDADGEHIAALWLEGKLEKIVAYNECDALTTYLLWLRSVFVSGRISAEAYRAEEDLLRALLESEIQREGKSHLEKYLQKWEALQS
- a CDS encoding adenylate/guanylate cyclase domain-containing protein, translating into MPEIMTKLSKILKPVSTFLQEKILRKIWFIAIFIAPLLVLIAYGAASIGVFSNIELKILDNKFNERGPVPDLNKNAEVLLIAIDDQAQNALGQYPWPRDYYARMIRNLMQAGASVVAFDLIFSDDAENPQEDYALRDAIQYYKRVVLAGRTSTSLTDESFLQYTAVDELNLQNIFDGTPGSTTGIVYVRNDADGVYRRYHPYSMEFGKQLLSFAYATLQTHFATNDSVERKSRNLFEFSGQEIPSYDGYSVLLNYYGPSKTFPTISASEILDTRDFMTSDEKILFRETMAETGLDSLSLARDESLRELWAMDIFDDPLSGLRSRVKGKICVIGPMFPESKDLFPIPMYPGDRSDENQMYGVEIHATAMQNYIDKNFITKADPLFQIITLLAISYLIFGGSVELKRFRIKNPRVLFGVSILAAFGVLATVMWIIFFIAGIAQSGPIDFYLIQNLRIQLTLLSVLVLLSVAVAYYFKRAGSSSEFVTEIGAILITAITFLVVYKYTNYIFLHERILVPVMPFGATIILAYGASIFYQYFTESRQKKLIRGFFTVYVNRELVDQLIDNPNQFRLGGEKRELSILFSDVKGFTNISEAMDPADLVILLNEYLGAMTDIVFKYGGTLDKYIGDAVMAFWGAPVPQEDHAKRCCWAALEMQEKLEELREKWKSEGKPELYARIGINTGQVIVGNMGSESRFNYTVMGDSVNLAARLEPANKAFGTSIIVSEFTNEQIYDFCRTRELATITVQGKAKPVKIFELVAKKRAGVFYEPLPPAPTAGKDIMAIKKE
- the msrB gene encoding peptide-methionine (R)-S-oxide reductase MsrB, with the protein product MPDKVIKTDEEWKSKLTPLQFEVTRNKGTERAFTGKYYNHKGKGIYTCACCGNELFTSNEKYDSGTGWPSFWKPVDNDKIEIKKDFSYGMTRVEVLCKRCGAHLGHVFEDGPEPTGLRYCINSVSLDFEAANAEKEK